The following are encoded together in the Zingiber officinale cultivar Zhangliang chromosome 8A, Zo_v1.1, whole genome shotgun sequence genome:
- the LOC122010021 gene encoding calmodulin-binding transcription activator 4-like isoform X2 — protein sequence MPESILSCSNDSCPTLRYGDNICDSQENFSSHATGFNDTGQNSKSPGSAEEVSSQLARRHFKISHLNKMDRSESSNILSLSEFNQALRKLEQQLSLDSDDDGLAFTMETSLPLSQVEALKHPPKISNSYPEDGAQPNDISIGSVGLEWLHSPFLQSYISEADDDRDIYNLPTQGTANAISVGNGEFPSFFSDTWFDQGQFEAPVKTESSLGLAEGILFKIHEISPEWGLTTESTKVVIIGDFCCRPSEYTWNALFGDIEVPLEIVRDGVFRCLAPAHAAGKVKLCITTGNKQPCSEIHEFEFHDKLKNISSRNIAQKTAMRTSEELLLLFKFVQLLLSENFSTTILQESNVELEVSPLRKLKGSNDRLDPIIQKFVAGSVASKDIMDAILQELLKHNLYHWLSFRHETDKYQFSKREQCIIHMIAGLGFLWALHPILDSGIGINYRDSDGWTALHWAAYFGREQMVAALLAAGASARAITNPSEHDPEGKTPASLAAANGYKGLAGYLSEAALTTHLFSLTTEKNERSVESASKEIDCGVESISQRSAILDGGTEDQLSLKDSLAAARNAVQAAARIQAAFRSYSLRKKQQKAALCQDGDILFPPEMHKVSVVSRLHNTFQSFYGHKFDKAVLSIQKNFRRWKIRKQFLLLRKHVVKIQSHVRAHLARKMYKELLSSVNFLDKAIMRWHRRGVGLRGFHAKPESIDEKEEDDMIKVFRKQKVDLATDQALSSVLLVVQSPKAQLQYRRMLESYQQAKAELGKRR from the exons ATGCCTGAATCAATCTTAAGTTGTTCAAATGATTCTTGTCCAACTCTCAGATACGGTGATAACATCTGTGATAGTCAAGAAAATTTCTCTTCTCATGCCACTGGATTCAATGATACTGGTCAAAATTCAAAGAGTCCTGGATCGGCAGAAGAAGTCAGTTCTCAATTAGCTAGAAGGCATTTCAAGATATCTCATTTAAACAaaatggaccgatcagaatcatccAACATATTATCACTATCAGAATTCAATCAAGCACTAAGGAAGCTTGAACAGCAGTTAAGTTTAGACAGTGACGATGATGGTTTAGCCTTTACCATGGAAACATCCCTCCCACTCAGTCAAGTGGAGGCACTTAAGCATCCTCCAAAAATTTCAAATAGCTATCCTGAAGATGGAGCACAACCCAATGATATATCGATTGGTTCAG TTGGTTTAGAGTGGCTTCATTCTCCTTTTCTGCAATCCTATATCTCTGAAGCAGATGACGACAGAGACATCTACAATCTGCCGACACAAGGAACAGCAAATGCTATTTCAGTTGGAAACGGTGAGTTTCCTTCTTTCTTTTCAGATACATGGTTTGACCAGGGCCAGTTTGAAGCTCCTGTTAAAacagaatcaagtttgggattagCAGAAGGAATTCTGTTTAAAATACATGAAATCTCTCCTGAATGGGGTTTGACCACAGAAAGTACAAAG GTTGTCATCATAGGGGACTTTTGTTGCAGGCCTTCAGAGTACACGTGGAATGCGCTATTTGGAGATATTGAAGTTCCTTTAGAAATTGTTCGGGATGGTGTTTTCCGTTGCTTAGCACCAGCGCATGCTGCTGGAAAAGTCAAACTATGCATTACAACTGGCAACAAACAACCCTGTAGTGAAATACATGAATTTGAATTTCATGATAAGCTAAAAAACATAAGTTCCAGAAACATTGCACAAAAAACTGCAATGCGCACCTCAGAGGAACTGTTGCTTCTTTTTAAATTTGTTCAGTTACTTCTATCTGAAAATTTTAGTACAACAATTCTTCAAGAGAGTAACGTTGAACTGGAAGTCAGTCCTTTGAGGAAGCTAAAGGGATCCAATGATAGGTTGGATCCAATCATTCAAAAATTTGTAGCTGGTTCTGTAGCTTCAAAAGATATAATGGATGCAATTCTTCAAGAACTATTAAAACATAATTTGTACCACTGGTTATCATTTAGGCATGAAACTGACAAATATCAGTTCTCCAAGAGAGAGCAATGCATCATCCACATGATCGCTGGATTGGGATTTCTGTGGGCGTTACATCCAATTCTTGACTCTGGTATAGGCATAAATTACCGTGATTCTGATGGATGGACTGCACTTCATTGGGCTGCATATTTTGGAAG GGAACAAATGGTTGCTGCACTTCTTGCTGCTGGTGCTTCAGCACGAGCTATCACAAATCCTAGTGAACATGATCCAGAAGGTAAAACACCAGCTTCTTTGGCAGCTGCCAATGGCTACAAAGGTCTTGCTGGATATCTCTCTGAAGCTGCACTAACTACTCATCTCTTTTCACTGACAACTGAAAAAAATGAGAGGTCAGTCGAGTCTGCATCTAAAGAGATTGATTGTGGTGTTGAAAGCATATCTCAGAGAAGTGCCATTTTAGATGGTGGCACAGAAGATCAATTATCACTCAAAGATTCATTGGCAGCTGCCAGAAATGCAGTTCAAGCTGCTGCTCGTATACAAGCTGCTTTCCGTTCCTATTCTTTGAGGAAGAAGCAACAAAAAGCTGCTTTATGTCAAGATGGGGATATTCTATTCCCTCCAGAGATGCATAAAGTTTCTGTTGTGTCAAGGTTGCATAACACATTCCAAAGTTTTTATGGTCATAAGTTTGATAAAGCAGTTTTATCGATCCAAAAGAATTTTCGACGTTGGAAAATCAGAAAACAGTTTCTACTGCTACGAAAACATGTTGTGAAAATACAG TCTCATGTAAGAGCCCATTTAGCACGGAAAATGTACAAGGAGCTCCTTTCGAGTGTCAACTTTCTGGATAAGGCCATAATGCGATGGCATAGACGAGGTGTTGGTTTGAGAGGGTTTCATGCTAAGCCAGAATCAATtgatgagaaggaagaagatgacatgATCAAGGTTTTCCGCAAACAAAAAGTGGATTTAGCAACAGATCAAGCTTTGTCAAGCGTCTTGTTGGTGGTGCAGAGTCCTAAAGCGCAGCTTCAGTATCGCCGGATGCTTGAAAGCTACCAACAAGCAAAG GCTGAGCTGGGTAAGAGAAGGTAA